The Deltaproteobacteria bacterium genomic interval CGGTGGACTTGGCCTTGTCCCCGGCGGGAATATCGGGGAGTCCGGCGCACTCTTCGAGGCGGTCCACGGGAGCGCCCCGGACATCGCCGGAAAGCAAAAGGCGAATCCGGTTGCCCTGGTCCTTTCGGCGGCGATGATGCTTGATCATTTGGGGGAGAAAAAGGCGGCTGACAAGATACGACGAGCGGTCGAAAAAGTTCTCAGTCAGAAAAAATTCAGAACACCGGATCTTGGGGGTAAGGCGACCACGAAAGAAATGGGGGAAGCGATTGTCAAAAGAATCAGGAGCTAATCGTCTCCTTCAAACGATGACAAGGAATGGGCAAAAGGGAAAAATTTGATCCTCTTCAGCAGTTTTTCATCGGCCGTGATAAAGGCTGCTTCTGATCGTTCCGCCGTGGCGACGAAGAGGGCGTCATAAAAGGTCAGTTGGTATTGTGCCGCCAGTTCCAACGATCGTGCCAGTAATGACTGGCGCAGAGGGATAAGAAACCAGGGCAATCGCCATAAGGCCAGAAATCCCCTTTGAATCTTTTCCAGATCGCGGGGCCATTTTTTGAGAAAGACATTGCCGACTTCGTAGAAAAGAAGATCGGGAATAATAAATTGAGAGTCCCCCTTTCTGAAAATCTGCAGAATCCTTTGAGCTGGTGAATCGTCCGGTTCATCCTTGACGAACCATTTGACGACAACGGAGGAGTCAACCACAAAGGAGGAGGGCGGCACTAACGGGAGTCCCTCATATGGCGGATAAGCCCCTCGGCGGTTTCACCAGGGGAGAGTTTGAATTGGAACTCACGGAGACGGTCAAAGGCTTCCTCTGACCGGACAGGGAACGCCATCTTTTGACCCCTTAAGAATTCAAGGGCCAGGTCCTTGATAAGCTCGCTTCGGCGTTTGTGGTTCTCCTCGGCCGCTTTGTCCAGCTCTTCCAACAGGTCATCCGGCAGTGAAATCATCACCTTGGCCATGACCAAAGATTATAGCTAAAGATATAATATGTCAATACCCATTATATCCCCACTTATCCGATTTTCTAAGGCCACAAGAGGAGCGAGGCGGCAAACGAGACCCCCAGGGGGATGACGAAGTTATCCCAGTCCCTGAGCGGGAACGATTCCAGGACCGCCCCGATTGTGGCGAGTGGCAGGGAGATCCAGAGAGGGATATAAAGGAGGCAGCCGACAAGGGCCGTGAGAAAAAAGGCAATCGACCCGATCAGCTTTTTATTAGGCGCGTAGAAGATTTTTGCTTTTCCCCACTTTTGGCCAACGAGGGCGGCCGCTGTGTCCGAGAGACAGACCTGCACAAACCCGCAGGCGGTGGCCGGGTAATCGAAAAAAAGGATGGAGAGGATAATACCCAGGGAGAGAAGCGGAGCCGCCCAACCAATCTTCCCCATTTCATAGGGACGTTTGCACGACTCCGCAAAATCAGAAAAAAAGGGGAGCTTTCTTCCACGGATCCGGAGAATTTCGAGAAGAAGATAAAAAACAGCGGCGCCAGCCATGACCCAAATTACGATCAGAGGGTATCTTGGCAAGAGTGGTAACAGGAGCAACCCTGAGAGGTGCACCAGTTTTCGCCTCTGTTCTTGGGTGATCGGGGTCATCATCAGAAGGTCTTCACCAAACTGATTCCCATGCTGTCAAGATTCATTTGAGGAACAACAAATAAAGAATGATTTTCCTTTTTATGGAAACGGGCCGTTCCCAGAGCAAAGGCGGTTCCGATCGTGGCCCCGAAAAGGACGTCGGAGACAAAATGCTTGTTGTCATCCAGACGGGAAAGGGCAATCAGGGAGGCGAGGGCGTAGGAGGGGATCCCGGCCCATGGCCCGTAGACGGCAGTTACACTGGTGGCCATAGCAAAGCTGGCGGAGGCATGACCGGATGGAAAGGAGTAGTTGTCGGAACCGTCGGGGCGCGCGCGGCCAACACCGTATTTAAACCCCAGGGTCATCGCTTCGGTCAAGAAGAGGGATTCCACAAAAATTTCGCCGAGGAGTTTTAGTTTTTCATTTTTAAGGAAAAAACCGGCAAGGACCGTTGCAAACGAAATCCCCCCCAGGGTATAAATTTCACCGAAGACATTGAAGAAACCGTTGCCCCTCCCCAAAAGGTTATGGGAGGCCATCGATTCTTGAATGGCCGAATCTTGGGTCCCCACGATCCCGGAGAGAAGGATTCCATTGGTCCAGACCAGGGCCACGGGACTCAAAAATGTTTCTAGAATATCTTCTCCTAGATGACGGGGCAGTTTTTCGAAAAACCAGTGCGAGGCCGACTCTGACCGCTCCAGGTATTCCTGCTCATTAGTTTTGGGTTGTGTTTCCGGTTCCTGGGCCCTGACCGCAGAACTGCTCATGAGAAGGAGCAGGACAAGCGCCGTCTTTTTCTTAAGGGGCATCATGGATTGCTTTTTCAAGGCGGGCCAGGGTCTTCTGTTTGCCGAGGATACCCATGAGTTCAAAAATACCGGGGCTGACCGTTCCTCCGGTCAGCGCCACCCGGACCGGCTGAGCCAAATCCCCCAGCTTCTTTCCCGTCTCTGCCAGGATTCCCTCAAAGACAGGTTTGATCGACTCTTCCGTGAAATCTTTCAAGGAGGTCAATGGTTGGAGAAGCCTTTGGAGGAGTTTTCGATTGTCCTCCGTCAAAAATTTCTCTCCGGCTTTTTGCTCGATAACAATCTCATCCCGGAAGAAAAAACCGACAGCCGCGGGGATTTCGGAAAGTAGCTTTACTTTTTCTTTCACGCTTCCAACAGCATGGCAGGATTGATCCGTTTCTTTCACCGTGAATCCCGCCTTTTCCAGAAAAGGGCGGGAGAGTGTGAGAAGCTCCCCGTTCGTTTTTATCTTGATGTAATGGCTGTTCAACCAGAGAAGTTTCTCAGAATTGAAAACCCCGCCCGATTTGCCGACCGCTTCAATGCTAAAGTTTTCGACCATTTCTTCCCGTGTGAAAATCTCCTGATCCCCGTGGGCCCAGCCGAGACGCACCAGAAAATTGATCAACGCCTCCGGGAGGTACCCTTGTTCCTTGTATTCCAAGACCGAGGTAGCCCCATGCCGCTTGGAAAGACGGGACTTGTCCGGCCCCAGGATCATCGGCAGGTGACCGAATTGGGGAGGGGTGTAACCAAAGACCTTGTAGAGCTGAATCTGCCTCGGGGTATTATTAAGGTGGTCATCGCCCCGGATGAGATGACTGATCTTCATCGTGACATCATCGACCACCACGCACAGATTATAAGTCGGTGTCCCATCGGTTCTCTGGATGACCAAGTCGTCCAGTTCCTCATTCTGGAAGGTGACCGTTCCTTTGATCAGGTCATTGACGACCGTTTCCCCCGATCTTTCCGTGACGAAACGGATGCAGTAAGGCTTCTTCTGGTTTTGGTCAGCGTTCTGGCACCGGCCATCGTACTTTGGCTTGAGTCCTTTGGCCAGAAGCGCCTTGCGTCTCTCTTCCAGTTCCGCGGCGGTACAGTAACAACGGTAGGCCCTCGATTGTTTGAAAAGTCGCTCGATATGTTCCTTATAGATCTCCATCCGTTCCATCTGGTGGTACGGCCCTTCATCCCAGTCGAGGCCGAGCCAGCGGAGTCCCTCCACAATCGAATGAATGTACTCCTCGGTGGAACGTTCCCGATCGGTGTCCTCGATCCTTAAAAGGAAGGTCCCCTTGTTTTTTCGCGCCAACAGCCAGTTGAAAAGAGCGGTCCTGGCGCCGCCGATATGGAGGTGGCCGGTGGGGGATGGGGCAAAACGACAACGAAAAGACATGGAGCAGAGTTATATTGGGAATACCAGGGAGGTCAAGATATTATCAAGCCCGCATACCCAACGACAGATTTATAATCGTGAGTAACATCACCACTCGTCGCATGCTGAACCAGTTCCGCCTTCCGGGCCCCCAATTCTTTGGCGGCGACAAGCATTACGGTTGTCGGGATAATTCCGCACATCGAAATCGATTTCTTGTGGACTGTTTCGTAGAGTCCCTGGGGATCGAGGGCCAGGATCTTTTCGATCGCCTCAAGATCTTTCTTGTGAGTGATCTCCTGGTTTTCATAATGATTCATGTCGGAGCTGGCGATGATCAGGACGGGCTTACCGGTTCCCTGGATTGTTTGGGCCAAGGCCCTGCCGATCTCGTGGCAGTCGGAGTAACGGAGATGACTCAGGGTGACAGGGACAAAAGTGAACTGACGTTTCAGGGACTGGAGGAACGGGATCTGTACTTCCAGAGAATGTTCGGCAATATGAGCGGCGGTATCTTTTTGAAGGAGTGGGCAATTTTTCATCCACTGGAGGCTCAAAGAGACATCGACAGGTGCTTTTCCCAAAGGTGTTTCCCATTCCCCTTCTGGCCAGATGGAGGCAGGGAGACCATAACCGGTGTGGTTGGGGGAAAGGATGATCATTTTTTGTGGGAGTTCTATTTGAGAATAAACCTGGCCTGCCACAGTCCCGCTATAGTGGTAGCCGGCATGGGGAGAGACAATCCCAATCGCTTGTTTTTTTTGGGGTGACGGTGCCAGGCACCGTTTCAGTTCAATCTCTAATTTTTGACGTTCTGCCGGGTAAAAGGAACCGGCGACCGCCGGTTGGCGCAACATAACTTTTTACTGCTGTTCCTTCTTTTGAACGGAACCCTGGAGCCACGGCATCATACCGCGGAGCTGTTCTCCCACCTTTTCCACGAGACTTTTTGCAGTGTTCTCGCGAAATTTCTTCATGGCGGGGTTCCCCTTTTCACACTCCTCGATGTATTCCCTGGCAAAGGAACCGCTTTGGATTTCTTTCAAGATTTTTTCCATCTCCTTGCGGGTTGTTTCATTAATAAGGCGGGGGCCGCGCGTGTAGTCGCCGTATTCGGCGGTATTGGAAATCGAATAACGCATATTGGCGAGACCGCCGTTGTAGACGAGGTCGACGATTAATTTGAGTTCATGGAGGCATTCAAAATAGGCAACCTCCGGTTGGTAACCGGCCTTGACCAGCGTTTCGAAGCCGGCCTGCATCAGACCGGTCACGCCACCACAGAGGACGGACTGTTCACCAAAGAGATCTGTTTCTGTTTCTTCCTTAAAGGTGGTTTGGATCAGACCGGCCCGGGTCCCGCCAATCCCCTTGGCATAGGCGAGCCCGATCTCTTTCGCATGACCCGAGGCATCCTGTTCGATGGCGATCAGACAAGGGACGCCGACCCCATCCTGGTATTGGGATCTCACCAGATGCCCCGGTCCTTTTGGGGCGATCAGGAGACAGTCCAGATCCTTGCGTGGGACGATCCGCTTGAAATGGATATTAAACCCGTGGGCAAAGAAGAGGGCCGCGCTTTTTTTTAGGTTTTTTTCAAGATGTTCATCCCAGAGCTTTTTTTGGTCCTCGTCCGGGATCACGATCATCGCTACGTCCGCCATCGAGGCTACGGCATCGGCATCGGTCTCTACAGAAAGCCCGGCCTGTTTGGCACGGGCAATCCCTTTGCTTCCTGAGCGGAGACAGACGGTGACATCCAGGCCACTCTCTTTAAGGTTCAAGGCATGCGCATGCCCCTGCGAGCCGTAACCAAAGATAACAATTTTTTTCCCCTTCAAGGGGGCGAGGCTTGAGTCTTTGTCGTAGTAAATGGTGGCCATAATGATCCCTTTCCTCAGGAGGGATAGCCGATAGCGCAATCAGCAGGTTAAGTCAATCCTTTGGCTTCAAGCGGCTATCTTCCTCTTCAGGGAGCGGGCCAGGAGAAGTTTAATCAGGGCCTGGTAGGGGATATCATAGGCACTGGCATAAGCACGGAGGCGATTCAGAAGTGAGGTCGGAAGACGGATAGAAACAACCTGTGTGGGCGGCTGAGGGGGCAGTTTAAACCCGAGGTTTTTCAAAGAAAGGGGTTTCTTTTCATTAATCCAGTCAACGGTATCGGTTGAATCGTAATCTTTTATCTCATGAACCCTTTGCTTCATAAATCCTCCTTTCCCGCCGTGAAGAGGGTCTGGCAGTAATAATCCGAATCTTTCCCTTCCGTACGGTAAATCCGATCATGAGAACACGACCTTCCAAACTCTTGCCATAGAGAAGATAACGTTTTTCACTGAAGGCGGAGTGTTTCAAATCCTGATAAATTCGGACCTTATCATCGTAAAAACAACTCTCCGCTTCCAAGGCCGAAACTCCATGCTTTTCCTCATTCTTCTGGATATTCCACTGATCCCAATCAAAGGTTATCTCCTTCACTCAAGAGTAAGGATAACGGATGAAGCGTGTAGTGTCAAGCGCTACATGCCTCTCCTCGTAAGGAAGCAAGGGAGGAACGGTGCGGTGTGAGTCAACCATAGACTGTTCAGCGAAGGTTTTTAACAAGTTCCGGCAGGACATCTCTCACCCCATTGATCACGAACTGAACCGCGACCACTGCCAGCATCAGTCCCATGATCCGGTTGACGACCCGTGTTCCGGTCACCTTGAGCAGACCCAGAAGCCGCATCGAGTGGACCAATACAAAATAGGTAATCGTGACCGCTATCGCCGAACAAAGGATGATCACCAAGGTTTGTGTCAGGTGTTTGGTCCCGCCGCTCAAGACCATAATGGTGGTGATCGCCCCTGGGCCGCTCAAGAGGGGGATCGCCAGGGGGACGACCGCGATATCCTCTTTCAGAAGTCCTTCATCGACCTCTTCCTGGGTTTCTTTCATTCGTGTTGGTTTGGCGTGCAACATCTGCCAGGCGACACCAAACAGCAAAAAGCCGCCGGCGATCCGGAAGGCGCCCAAGGTGATCCCAAAAATTTCAAAGAGGAGATGTCCCAACAGTGAAAAGAAGACAAGCACCCCGAGGGCGATCCGGCAGGCCCTTCGGGCAATCAGTCTTCTTTGCCGGTAGGATTTTCCGTCAGTCAGGGCTGAGAACGTCGAGGCGGCCCCGATCGGGTTGAGGATGACCAGGATGCTAGGGAAAGCGAAAAAGAGGTATTCCTTCCAATCCATAACAAGGATCACCCTACAACATCTCTTTTAGAAAATCAGCAACTTTTACCTGGGGGGACCGATCTTACCGGCACTATGGGCTTTTGTGTCGATCGTCAAGGAAGTGTTACCTGCTCCTTTTTTCCTCCCCTTAGACTAAGGGGAGGCCAGGAGGGGTTAGGAAGAGGGGGAACATTTTTAGCGGTTGCCGCCGATCCGGACCCGGGGCGGACGGCTCCGGGCTCCGATGAAGATTGGTTTCAAAAAGAAAAAAGGGGAGCCGGCTTGAAATTTTTGGATTGGACCCTTGGCCTCGGAAATCTGGGGTGTACCGCTTTTGCGACTTACCGGGCGGCTCGAGGTAGGGGGACCGTCTGGATCCCGGTTCTTTCGGGCGTCTTCAGCGTGGAAAAAGGGGTTAAGATTGTGGCCGGTTGGGACTATGGAACGGCGGGCGAGGTGGCCGAAAACTTGGGAGCCACCGCCGCGCTGGCGGTCTGCACGGTCGACCAGGTTCGTTCTCTGAGACGGCCGACTCCTTCTTCCAACGGCAATGGCCCTGCCCCGGTAGCAGACCGGGATGGTGACGGGATTCCAGATGCCCAGGATCGCTGTCCGGAGGAAAGCGGAGTGGCCGAAAACCAGGGATGCCCCCGTGTGATTACCCCGCCTCCGCCGACACCAACAGAAGTCGGTGGCGGGCAGTCGGACTAGAGTAGCCCACTCCTTCGGGTGATTTTAACGACTCTATTTTTTTGATTCACAAAGATAATCCTCGGCTGGTGCTTTTTTAATTTTTTCTCGTCCATCGCGGCAAAACTGGCAATAATCACCAGGTTCCCTTTCTTTGCCATATGGGCGGCCGCCCCGTTGATCTGAACTTGGCCGGAACCGGCCGGGGCCGGGATCACGTAGGTTTCAAAACGGTTGCCGTTGGTGATATTCCAGATATGGACCATCTCATGGTCGTGAAGGTCCGCCGCGTACATCAGGTTTTTATCGACCGAGATGCTCCCCTCATAATGCAAATCGGCCTTGGTCACGCAGGCCCTGTGGATTTTGGATTTCAGGACAGTTCGGAACATTCGCAGAAACCCTAGGCCCTTTTTTTCTTGAAGTCAAGATTCCGTAAAGCTAGGATCGCCGGAATTTCAGGAGTAAAAATGAAAATAAGGATTCTGGATATCCCGGAGGAGGGGCTTGATCTTGTGGAAGAATCTCCCTCTAAGGGTGTGTCACCCAAGGGGCAAGACCACTGGTTTGACGAGACCGTTCGGGAGGCCCTCCGCGAGAAATTCCCGAAGACAAACAGGGCCTCTTTTAACGCGCATCTGGACAAGACCTGCCGGAATGTCTCGGTTGTCGGGCAAATTGAGATTGATACCGACCCGACCTGCGATCGTTGTCTGGAACCATTTCATCATCACCTTTCCATCCCCTTGAAAATGGATATGGCTCCTTATGAGAAGCCGGAAGAGGCGGCCGGGGATGACATTAAACTCAGCAAGGATGATCTTAATTTTAGTTTCTATCAGGGGGATGAGATCGATATTGCTCAAATCGTCCACGAACAGATTGTTTTAGAGACTCCGATCCGCAACCTTTGTCAGGAGGATTGCAAAGGACTTTGCCCGCAGTGTGGTCAGAATCTGAATAAGGGAAAGTGCTCCTGCCCCCCTCAAAAAAAGCATTCTCCCTTTGTGGCCTTGAAAAGGATATTTAAGTCTTAGTCCTCTCAAACCGGGCAAGCAGGCTGTAAGTTGCAGGGACGACAAATAAGGTGAGCCCTGTGGAGACGAGAACACCCCCGA includes:
- a CDS encoding type II toxin-antitoxin system VapC family toxin, which codes for MPPSSFVVDSSVVVKWFVKDEPDDSPAQRILQIFRKGDSQFIIPDLLFYEVGNVFLKKWPRDLEKIQRGFLALWRLPWFLIPLRQSLLARSLELAAQYQLTFYDALFVATAERSEAAFITADEKLLKRIKFFPFAHSLSSFEGDD
- a CDS encoding ribbon-helix-helix protein, CopG family — translated: MAKVMISLPDDLLEELDKAAEENHKRRSELIKDLALEFLRGQKMAFPVRSEEAFDRLREFQFKLSPGETAEGLIRHMRDSR
- a CDS encoding phosphatase PAP2 family protein, with product MMPLKKKTALVLLLLMSSSAVRAQEPETQPKTNEQEYLERSESASHWFFEKLPRHLGEDILETFLSPVALVWTNGILLSGIVGTQDSAIQESMASHNLLGRGNGFFNVFGEIYTLGGISFATVLAGFFLKNEKLKLLGEIFVESLFLTEAMTLGFKYGVGRARPDGSDNYSFPSGHASASFAMATSVTAVYGPWAGIPSYALASLIALSRLDDNKHFVSDVLFGATIGTAFALGTARFHKKENHSLFVVPQMNLDSMGISLVKTF
- the gltX gene encoding glutamate--tRNA ligase, with the translated sequence MSFRCRFAPSPTGHLHIGGARTALFNWLLARKNKGTFLLRIEDTDRERSTEEYIHSIVEGLRWLGLDWDEGPYHQMERMEIYKEHIERLFKQSRAYRCYCTAAELEERRKALLAKGLKPKYDGRCQNADQNQKKPYCIRFVTERSGETVVNDLIKGTVTFQNEELDDLVIQRTDGTPTYNLCVVVDDVTMKISHLIRGDDHLNNTPRQIQLYKVFGYTPPQFGHLPMILGPDKSRLSKRHGATSVLEYKEQGYLPEALINFLVRLGWAHGDQEIFTREEMVENFSIEAVGKSGGVFNSEKLLWLNSHYIKIKTNGELLTLSRPFLEKAGFTVKETDQSCHAVGSVKEKVKLLSEIPAAVGFFFRDEIVIEQKAGEKFLTEDNRKLLQRLLQPLTSLKDFTEESIKPVFEGILAETGKKLGDLAQPVRVALTGGTVSPGIFELMGILGKQKTLARLEKAIHDAP
- the amrB gene encoding AmmeMemoRadiSam system protein B yields the protein MLRQPAVAGSFYPAERQKLEIELKRCLAPSPQKKQAIGIVSPHAGYHYSGTVAGQVYSQIELPQKMIILSPNHTGYGLPASIWPEGEWETPLGKAPVDVSLSLQWMKNCPLLQKDTAAHIAEHSLEVQIPFLQSLKRQFTFVPVTLSHLRYSDCHEIGRALAQTIQGTGKPVLIIASSDMNHYENQEITHKKDLEAIEKILALDPQGLYETVHKKSISMCGIIPTTVMLVAAKELGARKAELVQHATSGDVTHDYKSVVGYAGLIIS
- the ilvC gene encoding ketol-acid reductoisomerase; the encoded protein is MATIYYDKDSSLAPLKGKKIVIFGYGSQGHAHALNLKESGLDVTVCLRSGSKGIARAKQAGLSVETDADAVASMADVAMIVIPDEDQKKLWDEHLEKNLKKSAALFFAHGFNIHFKRIVPRKDLDCLLIAPKGPGHLVRSQYQDGVGVPCLIAIEQDASGHAKEIGLAYAKGIGGTRAGLIQTTFKEETETDLFGEQSVLCGGVTGLMQAGFETLVKAGYQPEVAYFECLHELKLIVDLVYNGGLANMRYSISNTAEYGDYTRGPRLINETTRKEMEKILKEIQSGSFAREYIEECEKGNPAMKKFRENTAKSLVEKVGEQLRGMMPWLQGSVQKKEQQ
- a CDS encoding BrnT family toxin; the encoded protein is MKEITFDWDQWNIQKNEEKHGVSALEAESCFYDDKVRIYQDLKHSAFSEKRYLLYGKSLEGRVLMIGFTVRKGKIRIITARPSSRRERRIYEAKGS
- a CDS encoding MarC family protein: MILVMDWKEYLFFAFPSILVILNPIGAASTFSALTDGKSYRQRRLIARRACRIALGVLVFFSLLGHLLFEIFGITLGAFRIAGGFLLFGVAWQMLHAKPTRMKETQEEVDEGLLKEDIAVVPLAIPLLSGPGAITTIMVLSGGTKHLTQTLVIILCSAIAVTITYFVLVHSMRLLGLLKVTGTRVVNRIMGLMLAVVAVQFVINGVRDVLPELVKNLR
- a CDS encoding aspartate 1-decarboxylase, with product MFRTVLKSKIHRACVTKADLHYEGSISVDKNLMYAADLHDHEMVHIWNITNGNRFETYVIPAPAGSGQVQINGAAAHMAKKGNLVIIASFAAMDEKKLKKHQPRIIFVNQKNRVVKITRRSGLL
- a CDS encoding DUF177 domain-containing protein, with the protein product MKIRILDIPEEGLDLVEESPSKGVSPKGQDHWFDETVREALREKFPKTNRASFNAHLDKTCRNVSVVGQIEIDTDPTCDRCLEPFHHHLSIPLKMDMAPYEKPEEAAGDDIKLSKDDLNFSFYQGDEIDIAQIVHEQIVLETPIRNLCQEDCKGLCPQCGQNLNKGKCSCPPQKKHSPFVALKRIFKS